The following coding sequences lie in one Arthrobacter sp. PGP41 genomic window:
- a CDS encoding MFS transporter, whose translation MSIAVTKQQTGRVSTAKTIVGTGIGNAVEWYDWAIYATFTPFIASQLFSKADPASAVLSTLAIFAVGFVARPFGGFLFGWIGDRVGRKTSMTLAVGLASLGSLMIGIAPTFASIGAWASLMLLVARLVQGLAHGGELPSSQTYLSEMAPKEHRGFWATLIYTSGTMGILFGTLLGAVLNMTLTAEAMNAWGWRIPFLLGAAMGLYALIMRSRLHETDAFEGESVAEKRAPIWPQIVRHRKQALQVIGLTVGLTVIYYIWGVVAPSYATTALKIDRGEALWAGVIANIVFIAALPVWGKLSDRIGRKKVLWSGAIGSAVMHFPMTWLLKDSAWQLAVGMSVMLVFIAASAAIVPAVYAELFPTSIRTVGVGVPYSICVAAFGGTAPYLQQWLGTTMGVPQVFNVYAVVLLAISAAFVFTIPETKGKDLTH comes from the coding sequence ATGTCCATCGCAGTAACCAAGCAGCAGACTGGACGCGTGTCCACCGCTAAAACCATCGTCGGGACCGGCATCGGCAATGCCGTGGAATGGTACGACTGGGCCATTTACGCGACGTTCACGCCCTTCATTGCCAGCCAGCTGTTCAGCAAAGCCGACCCCGCATCGGCTGTCCTGTCCACGCTGGCGATCTTCGCCGTCGGCTTCGTGGCCCGGCCCTTCGGCGGCTTCCTCTTCGGCTGGATCGGCGACAGGGTGGGCCGAAAAACGTCCATGACGCTCGCCGTCGGACTCGCTTCATTGGGCAGCCTGATGATCGGCATCGCGCCCACGTTCGCGAGCATCGGTGCCTGGGCCTCGCTCATGCTGCTGGTGGCCCGCCTGGTCCAGGGCCTGGCGCACGGCGGCGAGCTGCCGTCGTCGCAAACCTACCTCTCGGAAATGGCACCCAAGGAGCACCGCGGGTTCTGGGCGACCCTGATCTACACCTCCGGCACCATGGGCATCCTGTTCGGAACACTGCTGGGGGCAGTCCTGAACATGACGCTGACCGCCGAGGCCATGAACGCCTGGGGCTGGCGGATTCCGTTCCTCCTAGGCGCGGCGATGGGCCTGTACGCGCTGATCATGCGCTCGCGGCTGCACGAGACCGACGCCTTCGAAGGCGAGTCCGTGGCCGAAAAGCGCGCTCCCATCTGGCCGCAGATCGTCCGCCACCGCAAGCAGGCGCTGCAGGTCATCGGACTCACGGTGGGCCTCACGGTGATCTACTACATCTGGGGCGTCGTGGCGCCGAGCTACGCCACCACCGCCTTGAAGATCGACCGCGGCGAGGCGCTGTGGGCCGGCGTAATCGCCAACATCGTGTTCATCGCCGCACTGCCGGTGTGGGGCAAGCTGTCTGACCGCATCGGCCGCAAGAAAGTCCTGTGGTCCGGCGCGATCGGCTCAGCAGTCATGCATTTCCCCATGACCTGGCTCCTCAAGGACTCCGCATGGCAGTTGGCTGTCGGCATGTCCGTGATGCTGGTCTTCATCGCCGCGAGCGCCGCCATTGTCCCGGCCGTCTACGCCGAGCTGTTCCCGACGTCGATCCGCACCGTGGGCGTCGGCGTCCCGTACTCCATCTGCGTGGCAGCCTTCGGCGGAACGGCCCCGTACCTGCAGCAGTGGCTGGGAACCACCATGGGCGTTCCGCAGGTGTTCAACGTGTACGCGGTGGTCCTCCTGGCCATCAGCGCCGCGTTCGTCTTCACCATTCCCGAGACGAAGGGCAAGGACCTGACCCACTAG
- a CDS encoding cupin domain-containing protein, protein MTANFIRELAVKSLDSPDSKRCPDKAEFDLVTVDDYSVARLILAPGWRWSDSARPSELTPYCEHHHLGYCISGQLEVETADGGRSTIHAHDTYALPPGHDEWVVGDEPFVAVEFLGAASFGRPRSFGMHARI, encoded by the coding sequence ATGACGGCAAACTTCATCAGGGAACTGGCAGTCAAGTCCCTGGATTCACCGGACTCGAAGCGTTGCCCGGACAAGGCGGAATTCGACCTTGTCACCGTTGACGACTACTCCGTGGCGCGCCTGATCCTCGCGCCGGGCTGGCGGTGGTCGGACTCTGCAAGGCCCTCCGAGTTGACCCCCTACTGCGAGCACCACCACCTCGGCTATTGCATATCGGGGCAACTGGAGGTGGAAACGGCCGACGGCGGACGGTCAACGATTCACGCCCATGACACCTATGCGCTGCCTCCCGGGCACGATGAATGGGTGGTGGGCGACGAGCCGTTCGTCGCCGTCGAATTCCTGGGTGCGGCCTCGTTCGGCCGCCCCCGCAGCTTCGGGATGCACGCCCGGATCTAG
- a CDS encoding hydroxypyruvate isomerase family protein: MTYTVNCSILLTELPLLERPAAAKAAGFDAVEFWWPFESSVPSDAQVTEFENAIKDAGVQLTGLNFNAGNMPGGDRGLVSWTGRESEFKDNIEVVAGIGARLGCKAFNALYGNRQDGSTPEEQDELAVRNLAAAAEGVARIGGTVLLEPVSGAPKYPLLTADDALKVIARVKAEAGVENIKLLADFYHLSVNGDDVESVIENHAKDFGHIQIADNPGRGAPGTGTLPLGQWIARSRELGYNGYIGLEYKEPQETAFSWAIREHASR, encoded by the coding sequence ATGACGTACACAGTGAACTGCTCCATCCTCCTTACTGAACTGCCCCTGCTCGAGCGCCCCGCGGCAGCCAAGGCAGCCGGTTTTGATGCTGTCGAGTTCTGGTGGCCCTTCGAGTCCTCAGTCCCCTCCGACGCCCAGGTCACCGAATTCGAGAACGCCATCAAGGACGCCGGCGTCCAGCTCACCGGCCTGAACTTCAACGCCGGCAACATGCCGGGCGGGGACCGCGGCCTGGTGTCCTGGACGGGACGCGAGTCAGAGTTCAAGGACAACATCGAGGTTGTTGCCGGCATTGGCGCGCGCCTGGGCTGCAAGGCCTTCAACGCCCTTTACGGCAACCGGCAGGACGGCTCCACCCCCGAGGAGCAGGACGAACTCGCGGTCAGGAACCTGGCCGCGGCAGCGGAAGGCGTCGCCCGCATCGGCGGCACCGTCCTCCTGGAACCCGTCAGCGGCGCACCCAAATACCCGCTCCTCACCGCTGATGACGCACTCAAGGTCATCGCCCGCGTGAAGGCGGAGGCCGGCGTCGAAAACATCAAGCTCCTCGCCGACTTCTACCACCTGTCCGTCAACGGGGACGACGTCGAATCCGTCATCGAAAACCATGCCAAGGACTTCGGCCACATCCAGATTGCCGACAACCCCGGCCGCGGCGCCCCGGGCACGGGCACGCTCCCGCTGGGCCAATGGATCGCCCGCAGCCGCGAACTCGGCTACAACGGCTACATCGGACTCGAATACAAGGAACCGCAGGAAACAGCCTTCAGCTGGGCCATCCGCGAACACGCCTCCCGCTAG
- a CDS encoding 2-hydroxy-3-oxopropionate reductase, with translation MSNVAVIGLGIMGLPMAINLVKAGHTVTGFNRSQDKIEKLVSEGGKGATSIADAVRDADVVITMVPDSPDVEGVVSGKDGVFANARQGTLWIDASSIRPDVAKRLADEARDAGIRPLDAPVSGGEQGAIDAVLSIMAGGDKEDFDDAQDVLNAVGKTIVHVGPSGSGQTVKAANQLIVAVNIEVLGEAIAFLEAYGVDTDAALKVLGGGLAGSKVLDQKGQKMLDRNFDPGFRLALHHKDLGIVTSAAREANVAIPLGAIAAQLVAATVNQGDGGLDHSGLFKQVLQLSGRE, from the coding sequence ATGAGCAACGTTGCAGTCATCGGACTCGGAATCATGGGCCTGCCCATGGCCATCAACCTCGTCAAGGCCGGCCACACCGTCACCGGCTTCAACCGCAGCCAGGACAAGATCGAGAAGCTGGTTTCGGAAGGCGGCAAGGGTGCCACGAGCATCGCCGACGCCGTCAGGGATGCCGACGTCGTCATCACCATGGTGCCGGACTCCCCCGATGTTGAGGGCGTGGTCAGCGGCAAGGACGGCGTCTTCGCCAACGCCAGGCAGGGCACGCTGTGGATCGACGCATCCAGCATCCGCCCGGATGTGGCCAAGCGCCTCGCGGACGAAGCCCGCGACGCCGGCATCCGCCCCCTCGACGCCCCGGTTTCCGGCGGCGAGCAGGGCGCCATCGACGCCGTCCTCTCCATCATGGCGGGCGGCGACAAGGAAGACTTCGACGACGCCCAGGATGTCCTGAACGCCGTCGGCAAGACCATCGTCCACGTGGGCCCCTCCGGCTCCGGCCAGACCGTCAAGGCTGCAAACCAGCTGATCGTCGCCGTCAACATCGAAGTCCTCGGCGAAGCCATTGCCTTCCTGGAGGCCTACGGCGTGGACACCGACGCCGCCCTCAAGGTCCTCGGCGGCGGCCTGGCCGGCTCCAAAGTCCTGGACCAGAAGGGCCAGAAGATGCTGGACCGCAACTTCGACCCCGGCTTCCGCCTCGCCCTGCACCACAAGGACCTGGGCATCGTCACCTCCGCCGCCCGCGAGGCCAACGTCGCCATCCCGCTCGGCGCCATCGCAGCACAGCTCGTCGCCGCCACCGTCAACCAGGGCGACGGCGGCCTCGACCACTCCGGACTCTTCAAGCAGGTCCTCCAGCTCAGCGGCCGCGAGTAA
- the gcl gene encoding glyoxylate carboligase: MSKMRTVDAAVAILEKEGATEAFGLPGAAINPFYSAMRAHGGIRHTLARHVEGASHMADGYSRAKDGNIGICIGTSGPAGTDMITGLYAAWADSIPMLCITGQAPVAKLHKEDFQAVDIESIAKPVTKMAMTILEPGQVPGAFQKAFQLMRSGRPGPVLLDLPIDVQLAEIEFDIDTYEPLPVEKPRASRKQLEKALDMLTAAKHPLIVAGGGIINAGASAQLVELAEILDVPVIPTLMGWGTIPDDHRLMAGMVGLQTSHRYGNENYLRSDFVIGIGNRWANRHTGGLDTYTAGRKFVHIDIEPTQIGRVFSPDLGIASDAGAALAGLVELARERKAAGSLPDYSAWVAECAERKATLHRKTHFENIPIKPQRVYEEMNKSFGRDTIYVSTIGLSQIAGAQMLHVFGPRKWINAGQAGPLGWTAPAALGVVRGKPDETVVALSGDYDFQFMIEELAVGAQFNLPYIHVVVNNSYLGLIRQSQRGFSMEQNVSLAFENINSTHLSEETRGYGVDHLKVAEGLGCKAVRVEDPNDLAAAFDKAKALMGEFQVPVVVEVILEKVTNISMGLEINAINEFEDLAETAADAPTAILALQA, from the coding sequence ATGAGCAAGATGCGTACCGTTGATGCAGCGGTTGCCATCCTGGAAAAGGAAGGCGCCACCGAGGCGTTCGGCCTGCCAGGCGCTGCCATCAACCCCTTCTATTCCGCCATGCGCGCCCACGGCGGCATCCGCCACACCCTGGCCCGCCACGTTGAAGGCGCCAGCCACATGGCGGACGGTTACAGCCGCGCCAAGGACGGCAATATCGGCATCTGCATTGGCACCTCAGGCCCCGCCGGCACGGACATGATAACCGGCCTCTACGCCGCCTGGGCAGACTCCATTCCGATGCTCTGCATCACCGGCCAGGCCCCCGTGGCCAAGCTGCACAAGGAAGACTTCCAGGCCGTGGACATCGAGTCCATCGCCAAGCCGGTCACCAAGATGGCCATGACCATCCTGGAGCCAGGCCAGGTTCCCGGCGCCTTCCAGAAGGCCTTCCAGCTGATGCGCTCCGGCCGCCCCGGCCCTGTGCTGCTGGACCTGCCCATCGACGTGCAGCTCGCCGAGATCGAATTCGACATCGACACCTACGAGCCCCTGCCCGTCGAAAAGCCCAGGGCCTCCCGCAAGCAGCTGGAAAAGGCCCTGGACATGCTGACCGCGGCCAAGCACCCGCTGATCGTGGCCGGCGGCGGCATCATCAACGCCGGCGCCTCCGCACAGCTGGTGGAACTGGCCGAGATCCTGGACGTCCCCGTCATCCCCACGCTGATGGGCTGGGGCACCATCCCGGACGACCACCGGCTGATGGCCGGCATGGTGGGCCTGCAGACCAGCCACCGCTACGGCAACGAGAACTACCTGCGGAGCGACTTCGTGATCGGCATCGGCAACCGCTGGGCCAACCGCCACACCGGCGGCCTGGACACCTACACGGCGGGCCGCAAGTTTGTACACATCGACATCGAGCCCACGCAGATCGGTCGCGTGTTCTCGCCGGACCTGGGCATCGCGTCCGACGCCGGCGCGGCGCTGGCAGGGCTGGTTGAACTCGCCAGGGAGCGCAAGGCGGCAGGGTCCCTGCCGGACTACAGCGCCTGGGTTGCCGAATGTGCGGAGCGGAAGGCCACCCTGCACCGCAAGACGCACTTCGAGAACATCCCCATCAAGCCGCAGCGCGTGTACGAAGAGATGAACAAGTCCTTCGGCCGCGACACCATCTACGTGTCCACCATCGGCCTGTCCCAGATCGCCGGCGCGCAGATGCTGCACGTGTTCGGCCCGCGCAAGTGGATCAACGCCGGCCAGGCTGGACCCCTGGGCTGGACCGCCCCGGCGGCCCTCGGCGTGGTCCGCGGCAAGCCGGACGAGACCGTGGTGGCCCTCTCCGGCGACTACGACTTCCAGTTCATGATCGAGGAGCTGGCCGTTGGCGCGCAGTTCAACCTCCCCTACATCCACGTGGTGGTGAACAACTCCTACCTGGGCCTCATCCGCCAGTCCCAGCGCGGCTTCAGCATGGAGCAGAACGTGTCCCTGGCCTTCGAGAACATCAACAGCACGCACCTGTCCGAGGAAACCCGCGGCTACGGCGTGGACCACCTCAAGGTGGCCGAAGGCCTGGGCTGCAAGGCCGTGCGCGTGGAGGACCCCAACGACCTCGCCGCCGCCTTCGACAAGGCCAAGGCCCTCATGGGCGAGTTCCAGGTGCCTGTGGTGGTGGAAGTGATCCTGGAAAAGGTCACCAACATCTCCATGGGACTGGAGATCAACGCCATCAACGAGTTCGAGGACCTGGCAGAGACCGCCGCCGACGCTCCCACCGCCATCCTGGCACTGCAGGCCTAA
- a CDS encoding glycerate kinase produces MRIVIAPDKFKGSLSAPEVCSYLEKGLRRGAGPERIGNLDVVRIPVADGGEGTLDAAVGSGFARRSAVVAGPTGEPVTAEFAVRGNEAVIEMAAASGLALLPAGALAGGRPGSTAARTATSLGTGQLITAALDAGCSRIILGVGGSASTDGGAGVLQGLGARFLDNEANELPPGGAALARLDRIDFSGFDPRLKDTRFVLASDVDNPLLGAQGAAAIFGPQKGATQQDVGMLDAALARFVEVLAREIGFRAVKAAEAPGAGAAGGAGYTAIAVLAATRRPGIDVVLEFTELEQRLAGADLVITGEGSLDEQSLLGKTPMGVARAAAAQGTPVIAVCGRTTLTDGQAAAAGFVDVYALTALETDVNRCIAEAGPLLEQLGTQIGAGLATNGPAAASTKEDLRV; encoded by the coding sequence ATGCGGATCGTCATTGCCCCGGACAAGTTTAAAGGATCCCTGTCCGCCCCCGAAGTGTGCAGCTACCTGGAAAAGGGGCTGCGGCGAGGGGCCGGCCCGGAACGCATCGGCAACCTCGATGTGGTCCGGATTCCGGTAGCCGACGGCGGTGAGGGCACCCTCGACGCCGCCGTCGGCTCCGGCTTCGCCCGCCGCAGCGCGGTGGTGGCCGGACCAACAGGGGAACCGGTCACGGCCGAGTTCGCGGTCCGGGGCAACGAGGCAGTCATCGAGATGGCGGCTGCCTCGGGCCTGGCCCTGCTCCCCGCCGGGGCGCTGGCTGGGGGGCGGCCAGGCTCGACGGCGGCACGCACCGCCACGAGCCTGGGCACCGGCCAGCTCATCACCGCTGCCTTGGACGCCGGCTGCAGCCGCATCATCCTTGGGGTGGGCGGCAGCGCCAGCACGGACGGCGGCGCCGGAGTCCTGCAGGGCCTCGGCGCCAGGTTCCTGGACAACGAGGCCAACGAACTTCCACCCGGCGGCGCCGCCCTCGCCCGCCTGGACCGGATCGATTTCAGCGGGTTCGACCCCCGGCTGAAGGACACGCGCTTTGTGCTGGCGTCCGACGTCGACAATCCCCTGCTGGGCGCCCAGGGCGCCGCGGCGATTTTCGGCCCGCAGAAGGGCGCCACGCAACAAGACGTCGGCATGCTCGACGCCGCCCTGGCCAGGTTTGTCGAAGTCCTGGCCAGGGAAATCGGATTCCGCGCTGTTAAGGCTGCCGAGGCTCCGGGAGCCGGGGCAGCCGGCGGCGCAGGCTACACCGCCATCGCCGTCCTCGCCGCAACGCGGCGGCCAGGGATCGACGTGGTCCTGGAGTTCACGGAACTGGAGCAGCGCCTGGCCGGCGCCGACCTGGTGATCACCGGCGAAGGCAGCCTGGATGAGCAGAGCCTGCTGGGCAAGACCCCCATGGGCGTTGCCAGGGCAGCGGCGGCGCAGGGTACTCCCGTCATTGCCGTCTGCGGCCGTACCACCCTTACGGACGGCCAGGCCGCCGCCGCAGGATTCGTGGATGTCTACGCTTTGACGGCGCTCGAAACCGATGTAAACAGGTGCATAGCAGAGGCAGGGCCGTTGCTGGAGCAGCTGGGCACCCAGATCGGTGCGGGGCTGGCAACCAACGGGCCTGCCGCCGCAAGTACCAAGGAGGACCTCCGTGTCTGA
- the allB gene encoding allantoinase AllB encodes MSEERFDLVIRGRRILTTAGIAPREVGVRNGKIVALEPLGNSLAGAEVIDLADDETLLPGLVDTHVHVNEPGRTEWEGFASATRAAAAGGVTTIIDMPLNSVPPTTTVENLKLKREVAEDQAFIDVGFWGGAIPGNKADLRPLHDEGVFGFKCFLLHSGVDEFPHLDADEMEEDMAELKSFDSLMIVHAEDSHAIDRAPHPGGDHYSTFLASRPRGAENKAIAEVIERARWTGARAHILHLSSSDALPMIASAKRDGVKLTVETCPHYLTLMAEEIPDGATAYKCCPPIREASNRELLWQGLLDGTIDCIVSDHSPSTLDLKDLENGDFAVAWGGVSSLQLGLSLIWTEARHRGIPLEQVVSWMAEKPAGLARLTNKGQLALGYDADFAVFAPDEAFVVDVSKLKHKNPITPYDGKALSGVVRRTFLRGAVVDGQTPTGKLIRRGGV; translated from the coding sequence GTGTCTGAAGAACGTTTTGACCTCGTCATCCGGGGGCGGCGCATCCTGACCACCGCCGGCATCGCGCCGCGCGAGGTGGGCGTCCGCAACGGGAAGATCGTGGCCCTTGAGCCGCTGGGCAACAGCCTGGCAGGCGCCGAAGTCATCGATCTTGCCGACGATGAGACGCTGCTCCCGGGCCTGGTGGACACCCACGTCCACGTCAATGAGCCCGGCCGCACCGAGTGGGAGGGCTTCGCCTCCGCCACCCGCGCCGCAGCAGCCGGCGGCGTCACCACCATCATCGACATGCCGCTGAACTCCGTTCCGCCCACCACGACGGTGGAGAACCTCAAGCTCAAGCGCGAGGTGGCCGAGGACCAGGCGTTCATCGACGTCGGGTTCTGGGGCGGCGCCATCCCCGGCAACAAGGCCGATCTCCGCCCCCTGCACGACGAGGGCGTATTCGGTTTCAAGTGCTTCCTCCTGCACTCGGGCGTGGACGAGTTCCCGCACCTGGACGCGGACGAGATGGAGGAGGACATGGCCGAGCTCAAGTCCTTCGACTCGCTCATGATCGTCCACGCCGAAGACTCGCACGCCATTGACCGCGCCCCGCACCCCGGCGGCGACCACTACTCCACCTTCCTGGCCTCGCGGCCCCGCGGCGCCGAGAACAAGGCCATTGCCGAGGTCATCGAACGGGCCCGCTGGACCGGTGCGCGTGCGCACATCCTGCACCTGTCGTCGTCGGACGCGCTGCCCATGATCGCCAGTGCAAAGCGCGACGGCGTCAAGCTCACCGTGGAGACGTGCCCGCACTACCTCACGCTCATGGCGGAGGAGATCCCGGACGGTGCCACCGCCTACAAGTGCTGCCCGCCCATCCGCGAAGCCTCCAACCGGGAGCTGCTGTGGCAGGGCCTCCTGGACGGCACCATCGACTGCATCGTCTCGGACCACTCCCCCTCCACGCTGGACCTGAAGGACCTGGAGAACGGCGACTTCGCCGTGGCCTGGGGCGGTGTCTCGTCGCTGCAGCTGGGCCTGTCCCTGATCTGGACCGAGGCGCGGCACCGCGGCATCCCGCTGGAACAGGTGGTGTCCTGGATGGCGGAGAAGCCAGCCGGCCTGGCCCGGCTGACCAACAAGGGACAGCTGGCGCTGGGCTACGACGCCGACTTCGCCGTCTTTGCGCCCGACGAGGCGTTCGTGGTGGACGTGTCCAAGCTCAAGCACAAGAACCCCATCACCCCGTACGACGGCAAGGCACTGTCCGGGGTGGTCCGCAGGACCTTCCTGCGCGGCGCCGTGGTGGACGGCCAGACCCCCACGGGCAAGCTGATCCGCCGCGGCGGAGTCTAA
- a CDS encoding helix-turn-helix domain-containing protein, translated as MAVEAHQPRAGARHGFPVKGAAAHGAAARGLALWVVPAEGTSPDLLARAAQLVLARALQTAPEAEVHWPAAGAPTSGSSADTGGAAGDSPPAPPAAEAANPALSKDDGGTRLPPSAGPVSRVAVDLAADIVLLDGSPVPLTGVESKVLRYLVTHLSRPVDREELQEFLESLQFPGASARAIDVYVGRIRGKLGNARHAVATVRGGGYQFVPGPCATVRGPAEYCI; from the coding sequence ATGGCAGTGGAAGCACACCAGCCAAGGGCGGGGGCGCGGCACGGGTTTCCGGTGAAAGGGGCGGCAGCACACGGCGCGGCTGCACGTGGCCTGGCCCTGTGGGTAGTCCCCGCGGAAGGCACCAGCCCCGACCTCCTGGCCCGGGCCGCCCAGCTGGTCCTTGCACGGGCCCTCCAGACTGCTCCGGAGGCGGAAGTCCACTGGCCTGCCGCCGGAGCACCCACGTCAGGGTCCTCCGCTGATACGGGGGGAGCCGCAGGCGACTCCCCTCCGGCTCCCCCCGCGGCGGAGGCAGCCAACCCGGCACTTTCAAAGGACGACGGCGGCACGCGCCTGCCGCCGTCGGCCGGCCCTGTCAGCCGGGTGGCCGTGGACCTGGCGGCGGACATCGTCCTGCTGGACGGCAGCCCGGTGCCGCTGACCGGCGTCGAGTCCAAGGTGCTCAGGTACCTGGTGACCCACCTGTCCCGGCCCGTGGACAGGGAGGAACTGCAGGAGTTCCTGGAGTCGCTGCAGTTCCCCGGCGCGTCAGCCCGCGCCATCGATGTGTATGTGGGCCGGATACGCGGGAAACTCGGGAATGCGCGCCATGCCGTGGCCACCGTCCGGGGCGGCGGATACCAGTTTGTGCCCGGTCCCTGCGCCACCGTTCGCGGCCCGGCGGAATACTGCATATGA
- the bcp gene encoding thioredoxin-dependent thiol peroxidase, with product MSQTLTTKLQPGTQAPDFTLQDAQGRQTALADYRGKNVIVYFYPKAATPGCTTEACDFRDSLASLQGKGYEVIGISPDAPEALAGFTGDFSLTFPLLSDPDHAVALAYGAWGEKLVNGEIVEGIVRSTVVVDPEGNVTLAQYQVKADGHVAALKEALGI from the coding sequence ATGAGCCAGACTTTGACCACCAAGCTTCAGCCCGGAACCCAGGCCCCGGATTTCACCCTTCAGGACGCCCAGGGCCGCCAGACTGCCTTGGCCGACTACCGTGGCAAGAACGTCATTGTGTACTTCTACCCCAAGGCCGCCACCCCCGGCTGCACCACCGAGGCCTGCGATTTCCGTGACAGCCTGGCCTCACTGCAGGGCAAGGGCTACGAGGTCATCGGCATCTCTCCTGACGCCCCGGAGGCCTTGGCCGGCTTCACGGGCGACTTCTCCCTGACCTTCCCGCTGCTCTCCGACCCCGACCACGCCGTCGCCCTCGCCTACGGCGCCTGGGGTGAAAAGCTCGTCAACGGCGAAATCGTCGAGGGCATCGTCCGTTCCACCGTAGTGGTGGACCCCGAAGGCAATGTCACGCTTGCCCAGTACCAGGTGAAGGCCGACGGCCACGTCGCGGCCCTGAAGGAAGCCCTGGGGATCTAA
- a CDS encoding MFS transporter — protein sequence MADTSVPVEVGEAPHLTDPDAVDTSLRTPAQRSRTFTGILVNTALANVTTSYLWFALTFWVYLETRNVIATGVVGGAYMLLIALSSISFGTFVDRYRKLAVMRFAAAFTLVMFVLSGVMFLLTPTSSLLDLARPWFWVFVMVILIGAVVENMRNIALSTTVTILIEPDRRANANGLVGMVQGLMFIVTSVLSGLSVGLLGMGWTIGAALVLTALAFAHLLTLRMPEEVRAAATDAHGGFDLRGSLAAVLAISGLFALILFSTFNNFIGGVYMALMDPYGLEMFPVELWGIFSAVGFTGILVGGALIGKFGLGANPLRTLLAAVVLMGVLGGVFTLREWAWLYIAGIWGYLVLVPFVEAAEQTVIQQVVPLQRQGRVFGFAMAFESAASPVTAFLIAPIAQFWIIPYARSADGAAQLAPLLGEGTSRGIALVFLVAGSIMVVAALLAFLTPVYRRISASYAQAAAAEATAPAKGF from the coding sequence GGCGGACACGTCCGTCCCGGTGGAGGTAGGGGAGGCTCCGCACCTTACTGATCCGGACGCCGTCGACACTTCCCTGCGCACTCCGGCCCAGCGCTCCCGCACTTTCACCGGGATCCTGGTGAACACCGCCCTCGCCAACGTCACCACCAGCTACCTCTGGTTTGCGCTGACTTTCTGGGTGTACCTGGAAACGCGCAACGTCATAGCAACCGGCGTGGTGGGCGGTGCCTACATGCTGCTGATCGCACTGTCCAGCATCAGCTTCGGCACCTTCGTGGACCGCTACCGCAAACTGGCCGTGATGCGCTTCGCAGCTGCCTTCACCCTGGTGATGTTCGTGCTGTCCGGGGTCATGTTCCTGCTGACCCCCACGTCGTCGCTGCTGGACCTGGCCCGGCCGTGGTTCTGGGTTTTCGTCATGGTCATCCTGATTGGCGCCGTGGTGGAAAACATGCGGAACATCGCCCTCTCCACCACCGTCACCATCCTCATCGAGCCGGACCGGCGGGCAAACGCCAACGGGCTGGTGGGCATGGTGCAGGGACTGATGTTCATTGTCACCTCGGTGCTTTCCGGGCTCTCGGTGGGACTGCTGGGCATGGGCTGGACCATCGGTGCTGCCCTGGTGCTGACCGCGCTGGCGTTCGCGCACCTGCTCACCCTGCGCATGCCTGAAGAGGTGCGTGCCGCCGCAACGGATGCGCACGGCGGGTTCGACCTGCGCGGCTCCCTCGCCGCAGTGCTGGCCATTTCGGGGCTGTTCGCGCTGATCCTCTTCTCCACGTTCAACAATTTCATCGGCGGGGTCTACATGGCGTTGATGGACCCGTATGGCCTGGAGATGTTCCCCGTTGAACTGTGGGGGATCTTCTCCGCTGTCGGCTTCACCGGGATCCTGGTGGGCGGGGCATTGATCGGAAAGTTCGGGCTCGGGGCCAATCCGCTGCGCACCCTCCTCGCCGCCGTGGTCCTGATGGGCGTCCTCGGCGGGGTGTTTACGCTGCGGGAGTGGGCCTGGCTCTACATCGCCGGCATCTGGGGGTACCTGGTCCTGGTGCCTTTTGTGGAAGCGGCCGAACAGACGGTCATCCAGCAGGTAGTGCCTTTGCAGCGGCAGGGCCGGGTGTTCGGGTTTGCCATGGCGTTCGAGTCCGCTGCTTCGCCGGTTACGGCATTCCTCATTGCGCCGATCGCCCAGTTCTGGATCATCCCCTACGCTCGGTCCGCCGACGGCGCCGCCCAGCTGGCCCCGCTCCTGGGCGAAGGCACCTCCCGCGGGATCGCCCTGGTGTTCCTGGTTGCGGGGAGCATCATGGTTGTGGCCGCGCTACTGGCCTTCCTGACGCCCGTCTATCGACGGATCTCTGCGTCCTATGCCCAGGCGGCAGCGGCCGAGGCGACAGCGCCGGCCAAAGGCTTTTGA